GGCAGCGACTCCGCGTAGTGGGCGCCGCCGCTCTGGATGGCCTCCTCCCGTTCCTCGACCGGTGCTTCGAGCCGGGTGTCCGAGAGGTCCTGCAGCAGCCAGCCGACCTCGTCCGCCGCGTATGAGGAGAAGTCGGGGCCGCGGAGGGGCTCGGGCAGCATCAAGGACCTTTCGGCCCGCGCAGGTGCGGGTTCGGGTGCGGGTTCGGGTACGTACGAGGGGACGACGGCGAGCAGCACGCTGCCCGTGTGCGCGGCGAGTTGCGCCAACAGGCCGTCCGGGGCGTGCAGTTCGGGGGTGTCGGCGGCGGAGTCGACCACCGCGACGACGGCGTCGAAGCCGGCGCCGGCGACGTTGTAGGCGTACCGCTCGCCGGGGCCGTCGGCCGGGCCGTCGTGGGCGGGGAAGACGAGCCGGGTGCGGATCGCGTAGCCGGGGTCGTCGACGGCGAGGACGGGTGAGCGGGTGGTCGTGGAGTAGCGCACCTCGGCGTCGGTCAGCTTCTCCAGCGCGACGCCGAGCCGCAGCGGCGCGTACATCAGCTCCTCGAAGCCGAGGACGAGGACGCGGCCGTGGCGGGCGCGGGGCGGGAGCGCTTCGGCCATGCGGGCCGCCATGGCGGGCAGTGCGCCCTCCAGGAGGACGCGGTGCTCGGGCGTGAAGCCGTGCCGTCCGCCGTCGGGGAGGCCCTGGGGCCAGCCGAGGTCTACGCGGGCGATCACGCCGGGCCCAGGACGGGACGCGGGGGTCGCGGCCCCCGTGCGCTCGTGCTCGGCGACCAGCGCCTGTCCCTTCTCCAGTACGCCCTCGGGCAGCCGTACGGTGCCGGAGGCGGCCGTCACCAGGTCCACGGTCGCGTCGATCTCCTGGGCGAAGTCCGCGAGGCGGCCGAGGTCGGCGGCCGAGCGCATGTCGACCAGGGCGACGATCACGTACCGGCCGCGCGGATAGCGGGCGTGCAGGTCACGGATGGTGTTGAGGACCGTGTTGCCGGTGGAGAACTCGTCGTCGACGAGGACGAGCGGGCCGTCGGTGGCGAGCAGGCCGGGGTTCTCCGGGAGCAGCAGGTGCGAGGTGGCGTGCGAGTGGGACTCCTCGAAGCCGCCGGCCGTCGCGACGCCCTCGACCGGCCGCCGGGTGGAGTGGAGGCAGGGGGCGAGGCCCACGCCGTCCGCGACCGAGTGGCCGAGCCCGGTGGCGGTCTCGGCGTACCCGAGGACGACGGCCCGGCTCGCCGCCTCCTCGCCGAGCAGGTCGCGTACGCGCAGCCCGAGCGCGAATCCGTAGCCGTGGACGACGGCGGGCGACTGCGGTACGTGCTTGCCCAGCACGTTCGACACGAGCAGGTGCGCGCGCTTGGGGTTGCGCCGGAGTGCGAGCCCGAGCAGTTCCCCGAGCCCCTCGTCGCCGACGAGTTCGACGCCGAGGCGCTCGGCGACCCAGCTCCCGGACCAGACCTCGCGGGCGGGGACGTCGCCGGATCCGGCCTTGGTTCCGGGGCGGAAGCCCGTCGCGGACCAGACGCCGGAGCCGTCGTTCACAGCTTTGTTCATGAGTTCCTTGCGTGTCGGCCGAGGGTGGTGTGTCGGCCGGGGACGGTCAGTCAGTCGGCCGGGGTGGTGGGTCAGCCGGGGATTCCGGCGGCGAGCAGCTCCACGAAGCCGATGTCCTCGTTGGTGACGCCGAAGACCTCGGCGCGCTGGAGGGTGCGCTCCGCCCAGGCGCGGTGCGGCTTCACCTCGTTCATCTTGTTCGTGTACGCGGACCGCAGTACGCCTCCGCCGCCCCGCTCGGGCCGCAGGATGTCCTGGGCGTCGCTGAACTCCTCGTGGCTGACCACGGAGAGCGCGTGCACGGGCAGGACGTGCGAGGGGTGGATACAGGTCTTGCCCTGCAGCCCGTTGGTCCGGTCGAGGGAGATCTCCCTCAGCAGGCCGTCCATGTCGTGCTCGATGAGGGCGGCGCGCAGGTCCTCGGCCTCCGGGGTGAAGGGGCTGCGGCGCAGCTGCGGCTTGAACATGCGCTCCTGGACGCGGAAGTACTCCCACACGGGCCCGGTCACCGTGAATCCGGTGCCGTCGGCCCGCCCGAGGACGTTCACCACGTCCGCGATGACCGAAGCCACTATCTGGACGTCGTACGCGGTCATGTCGGGCGCTCTGCGCAGCCCGTACGCCGAGCAGAAGTCGGTGACGCCGAGCCGCAGGGCGAGCACGCGGTCGCGGTACTTGTCGACGGCCCGGAAGATTCCGGCGAGGGTCTCCGCCCGGGACTCGCGGTAGAGCAGTTCGGGCGATTCGAGGACGGGCATGGCGAAGAGCCGCCGCTCGCTCGCGCCCTCGGCCTCGGTGAGCGCCTCCAGGAAGGGGACGCCCCGTTCCTCGGTGAACTTCGGCAGTACGAATCCGGACAGGAGCCGCACGGAGGCGCCGAGGCGCCGGACGAGGTCGGGTATCTGCTCGGGCGTTCTGACCCGGATGAAGAGCAGGGGCAGCTCGTCCGCGGGGCGGTCGGCCAGGTCATGGAACTGCCGGACGAGGTTCTCCTCGGCGTCCGCGACGTCCGCGTCGTCGATCGAGTCCTCCAGGCACACCACCATGGAGACGACACCGCGGCCGGCC
This sequence is a window from Streptomyces ortus. Protein-coding genes within it:
- a CDS encoding phosphoribosyltransferase translates to MNKAVNDGSGVWSATGFRPGTKAGSGDVPAREVWSGSWVAERLGVELVGDEGLGELLGLALRRNPKRAHLLVSNVLGKHVPQSPAVVHGYGFALGLRVRDLLGEEAASRAVVLGYAETATGLGHSVADGVGLAPCLHSTRRPVEGVATAGGFEESHSHATSHLLLPENPGLLATDGPLVLVDDEFSTGNTVLNTIRDLHARYPRGRYVIVALVDMRSAADLGRLADFAQEIDATVDLVTAASGTVRLPEGVLEKGQALVAEHERTGAATPASRPGPGVIARVDLGWPQGLPDGGRHGFTPEHRVLLEGALPAMAARMAEALPPRARHGRVLVLGFEELMYAPLRLGVALEKLTDAEVRYSTTTRSPVLAVDDPGYAIRTRLVFPAHDGPADGPGERYAYNVAGAGFDAVVAVVDSAADTPELHAPDGLLAQLAAHTGSVLLAVVPSYVPEPAPEPAPARAERSLMLPEPLRGPDFSSYAADEVGWLLQDLSDTRLEAPVEEREEAIQSGGAHYAESLPVEYQPSPEYQELFRDALAGSAARIALAVGAVTETVLAERSPRPVLVSLARAGTPVGVLMRRWAQHRHGLDLPHYAVSIVRGRGIDANALRWLAAHHAPADVVFVDGWTGKGAITRELADAIEEFEASGGAGGFDPEIAVLADPGSCVRTYGTREDFLIPSACLNSTVSGLISRTVLRADLVGEHDYHGAKFYRELAATDVSAEFLDAVSARFDEVGDAVDARVKELLAADRTPTWEGWAAVERISEEYGIHDVNLVKPGVGETTRVLLRRVPWKILARAGAGADLDHVRLLAEQRGVPVEEVAELPYTCVGLIHPKYTRGATGADGRAVTA
- a CDS encoding HpcH/HpaI aldolase/citrate lyase family protein, producing MRHFGHIAPEVRDRLFFQEPCVFTADSPPRVLAAALGATLYSPATRQKLADDVVKQAGRGVVSMVVCLEDSIDDADVADAEENLVRQFHDLADRPADELPLLFIRVRTPEQIPDLVRRLGASVRLLSGFVLPKFTEERGVPFLEALTEAEGASERRLFAMPVLESPELLYRESRAETLAGIFRAVDKYRDRVLALRLGVTDFCSAYGLRRAPDMTAYDVQIVASVIADVVNVLGRADGTGFTVTGPVWEYFRVQERMFKPQLRRSPFTPEAEDLRAALIEHDMDGLLREISLDRTNGLQGKTCIHPSHVLPVHALSVVSHEEFSDAQDILRPERGGGGVLRSAYTNKMNEVKPHRAWAERTLQRAEVFGVTNEDIGFVELLAAGIPG